The following coding sequences lie in one Alicyclobacillus curvatus genomic window:
- a CDS encoding sigma-70 family RNA polymerase sigma factor: protein MRGDVESLYLQWIEDYYQDVYRWCLRYAGNEHDAADLTQETFTSAFRHIHKFRGESSPRTWLLTIATRTYFRFARKAGRSKAPPGATEDEWDELGRLTTGETTEERAVRSLEGDELWGWVRELPDRERIAITLFYGEDLPYQEIAVVMDVNLQQVRNFLHRGRERLKQQHGRRLVDEDRLHR, encoded by the coding sequence ATGCGCGGGGATGTGGAGTCGCTCTATTTGCAGTGGATCGAAGACTACTACCAGGATGTGTACCGGTGGTGTCTTCGCTATGCAGGCAATGAGCATGATGCCGCAGACCTGACACAGGAGACGTTTACCAGCGCCTTCCGGCACATACACAAGTTCCGCGGGGAGTCTTCACCGCGGACGTGGCTGCTTACCATCGCCACTCGGACGTACTTCCGGTTTGCCCGCAAGGCTGGACGCAGCAAGGCACCGCCGGGGGCCACTGAGGACGAGTGGGACGAACTGGGGCGCCTGACGACCGGCGAAACCACGGAGGAACGGGCTGTGCGAAGTCTTGAAGGAGACGAACTGTGGGGCTGGGTACGGGAGCTGCCGGATAGGGAACGGATCGCTATCACACTGTTTTACGGAGAAGACCTTCCATACCAGGAGATAGCAGTCGTCATGGACGTCAACCTGCAACAGGTGCGAAATTTCCTGCACCGTGGTCGGGAACGGCTGAAACAGCAGCACGGGAGGAGGCTGGTCGATGAAGACAGACTACATCGTTGA
- a CDS encoding DUF4097 family beta strand repeat protein, with protein sequence MMLTRKTKTGWIIGLSAAFAATLIGIALVLSHSVMGASHSTFSIGTGSATLSGATVEKRVTQAFTVGPGHTFALTVPLGKVTVLPATGSQVQVDADLTVARAVGENDSTLKSQMGLDAASGANSNNVSLKFPNGRLRAATITMYVPKGTDLRIDNSLGEIQVDGGTFQGLNLHDNMGAITVNADVTKNLMLYSNMGAISFTGSLAANSAAVNNMGTITIHDTASQAIAYKLSTNMGQASVDVPSANISEQGNSLSGSTPASGASVTLNCTNNLGSIRLQGE encoded by the coding sequence GTGATGCTGACACGCAAGACGAAAACAGGTTGGATTATTGGATTGTCCGCGGCGTTTGCCGCAACACTGATTGGGATAGCCCTGGTCCTCAGCCACTCGGTAATGGGTGCTTCCCATTCAACGTTCTCCATCGGAACGGGTTCCGCTACCCTGAGTGGCGCCACCGTCGAGAAACGTGTAACGCAGGCCTTCACAGTTGGTCCCGGCCACACGTTCGCGCTGACGGTTCCGCTTGGAAAGGTGACGGTACTTCCAGCTACAGGCAGTCAGGTTCAGGTCGACGCTGACTTGACGGTTGCGCGAGCGGTCGGGGAGAACGACTCAACCCTAAAGAGCCAGATGGGACTTGACGCTGCTAGCGGCGCGAACAGCAACAATGTGAGTCTCAAATTTCCAAACGGACGCCTTCGGGCGGCCACAATCACAATGTACGTACCCAAAGGTACGGATCTTCGCATCGATAACAGTCTCGGGGAAATCCAGGTGGACGGTGGGACGTTCCAGGGCCTTAATCTGCACGACAACATGGGCGCCATCACCGTGAATGCGGACGTGACAAAAAATCTCATGCTATACTCCAACATGGGCGCTATCTCATTTACCGGTAGCCTAGCGGCGAACAGCGCGGCAGTGAATAACATGGGTACCATTACCATCCACGACACGGCGTCACAGGCCATCGCCTACAAATTGAGCACGAACATGGGCCAGGCCAGCGTCGATGTCCCTTCAGCCAACATCTCTGAACAGGGGAACAGCCTGTCCGGTTCCACTCCCGCCAGCGGCGCGTCGGTCACGCTGAACTGTACCAACAATCTGGGCTCTATCCGCCTTCAGGGAGAGTGA
- a CDS encoding HAD family hydrolase — MTDWPQAFLLDLDDTILAFDSVADTSWLAVLQSHLHRFSWSGVEEIFDSIKSSAREYWGDAVRHRMGRLNLGAARETIVGNALRVRGIVDDELVRLIAQDYDIARTKAIHPISGAIETISDMRQSGVKLALLTNGEAKSQREKIKRFQLERLFDAIFIEGECGYGKPEERVYLDALSRLGVSPEETWMAGDNWEWEVVAPQRIGIKGIWVNANGRPIPEDGVVRPFRVVNSLVDLNGER, encoded by the coding sequence CTGACTGATTGGCCACAAGCATTTTTACTCGATCTCGACGACACCATTCTTGCCTTCGATAGCGTTGCGGATACAAGCTGGCTTGCAGTTTTACAGAGCCACCTTCACCGATTTTCGTGGAGCGGTGTTGAAGAAATCTTTGATTCTATAAAGTCATCCGCCAGGGAGTACTGGGGCGACGCGGTACGACATCGGATGGGCCGTCTTAACCTTGGAGCCGCTCGCGAAACGATTGTAGGCAATGCGTTACGGGTTCGCGGCATCGTGGATGACGAACTTGTCCGTTTGATAGCACAGGATTATGACATTGCTCGCACAAAGGCGATTCACCCCATCTCCGGCGCCATTGAAACGATATCCGATATGCGACAAAGCGGCGTCAAACTTGCGTTGCTTACGAATGGTGAGGCCAAATCGCAGAGGGAGAAAATCAAACGTTTCCAACTTGAGCGTCTGTTTGATGCAATTTTCATCGAAGGTGAATGCGGTTATGGTAAACCAGAGGAGCGGGTTTATCTGGATGCGTTATCGAGACTTGGCGTGAGTCCGGAGGAGACATGGATGGCGGGAGATAACTGGGAGTGGGAAGTGGTTGCACCACAACGCATCGGTATTAAGGGAATATGGGTGAATGCTAATGGACGCCCAATTCCGGAGGATGGCGTGGTTAGGCCGTTTCGGGTTGTAAATTCGTTGGTGGACCTGAACGGGGAACGGTGA
- a CDS encoding NUDIX domain-containing protein, whose product MTDYITNLRKFVGTQPVLQCGATVVVFDAAKRVLMLRRTDNQSWCFPGGSMELGERVEETARREVLEETGVQVGELRLLNVFSGKELYYKYPHGDEVYNVDVTYYTNQYRGEIKINEESSEYAFFGVWDIPDDVSPPQRPIVDYLKTHLWEV is encoded by the coding sequence ATGACCGACTATATTACAAATTTACGTAAGTTTGTCGGAACGCAGCCGGTACTGCAGTGTGGTGCGACGGTCGTTGTGTTTGACGCAGCGAAACGGGTTTTGATGTTGAGACGGACAGATAATCAGAGTTGGTGTTTCCCTGGTGGGTCAATGGAGTTAGGTGAGCGTGTTGAAGAAACTGCACGACGAGAAGTTCTTGAAGAAACAGGCGTTCAAGTGGGTGAATTACGCCTCCTTAATGTTTTTTCAGGAAAGGAATTGTACTACAAATACCCCCACGGGGACGAGGTTTACAACGTCGATGTTACATACTACACCAACCAATATCGGGGAGAGATAAAGATAAATGAGGAAAGCAGTGAGTACGCCTTCTTTGGTGTTTGGGATATTCCAGACGATGTCAGTCCCCCGCAGCGTCCTATTGTCGACTATCTAAAGACCCATCTCTGGGAGGTGTGA